One genomic window of Coregonus clupeaformis isolate EN_2021a unplaced genomic scaffold, ASM2061545v1 scaf0011, whole genome shotgun sequence includes the following:
- the htr1aa gene encoding 5-hydroxytryptamine (serotonin) receptor 1A a gives MDFINNGSENSNTTTAFPDVVDVIPEWGDNDKAMGSRSVPEVELSYQVVTSLLLGALILCSIFGNACVVAAIALERSLQNVANYLIGSLAVTDLMVSVLVLPMAALYQVLNKWTLGQEICDIFISLDVLCCTSSILHLCAIALDRYWAITDPIDYVNKRTPRRAVLLISVTWLIGFSISIPPMLGWRKAEDRANPDACTISQDPGYTIYSTFGAFYIPLFLMLVLYGRIFKAARFQVWKTVKKSEKAKVSDKCLAVSPAISHKKINVEAGGKNWKHSVEPTSKSPCVNGAVKHGENCESFEIIEVTNNSKNHLPLPNTPQSSQGGENRSEKNTEAKRKIALARERKTVKTLGIIMGTFIFCWLPFFIVALVLPFCAESCYMPEWLGAVINWLGYSNSLLNPIIYAYFNKDIQSAFKKIIRCKFHRP, from the coding sequence ATGGATTTTATCAACAACGGTAGTGAAAATAGTAATACGACCACAGCCTTCCCCGACGTTGTGGATGTCATTCCAGAGTGGGGTGACAATGACAAAGCAATGGGGTCTAGAAGTGTGCCCGAGGTGGAGCTGAGTTACCAGGTGGTCACCTCTCTGCTGCTCGGCGCGCTCATCCTCTGTTCCATATTCGGCAATGCGTGCGTGGTCGCGGCCATCGCGCTGGAGAGGTCGCTCCAGAACGTGGCCAACTATCTGATCGGCTCGCTAGCCGTCACTGACCTCATGGTATCAGTTCTGGTACTACCCATGGCGGCCCTCTACCAAGTCCTGAACAAATGGACCCTGGGACAGGAGATATGTGATATTTTCATCTCTCTGGACGTGTTGTGCTGCACGTCGTCCATTTTGCATCTGTGCGCAATTGCCCTGGACAGGTACTGGGCTATCACGGACCCAATAGACTATGTGAACAAACGGACACCCAGACGAGCCGTGCTGCTGATCAGCGTGACTTGGCTGATTGGGTTCTCGATCTCCATCCCACCCATGTTAGGCTGGAGGAAAGCCGAGGACAGGGCGAACCCGGACGCCTGCACCATCAGCCAGGACCCGGGCTACACCATCTACTCCACGTTCGGAGCTTTCTACATCCCGCTTTTCCTCATGCTGGTCCTCTACGGTCGGATATTCAAGGCAGCCAGGTTCCAGGTTTGGAAAACTGTGAAGAAATCGGAAAAGGCAAAAGTGTCGGACAAGTGCTTGGCGGTGTCGCCGGCTATTTCCCACAAGAAGATCAACGTAGAGGCGGGAGGCAAGAACTGGAAACATAGTGTGGAGCCTACATCCAAGTCCCCGTGCGTAAACGGCGCGGTGAAGCACGGGGAGAACTGCGAGTCGTTTGAGATCATAGAAGTTACCAACAATTCTAAGAACCACCTGCCTCTCCCCAACACTCCACAGTCCTCACAAGGGGGTGAGAACAGGAGCGAAAAGAACACTGAGGCTAAGAGGAAAATAGCTCTGGCCAGGGAGCGGAAAACGGTAAAGACGCTCGGTATCATCATGGGGACTtttattttctgctggctgccgtTTTTCATCGTGGCGCTGGTCTTGCCTTTCTGTGCGGAGAGCTGTTACATGCCAGAGTGGCTAGGTGCCGTCATCAACTGGTTGGGCTATTCGAACTCTCTCCTAAACCCCATCATTTATGCCTACTTTAACAAAGACATCCAAAGTGCTTTCAAGAAGATCATAAGATGCAAATTCCATAGACCGTGA
- the LOC121584234 gene encoding RNA-binding protein 25-like has product MCSRVGATSLYDVAAGGDVGGGDSGEDSDSELGRMTEALCLEVRPRLRYVDPGGPESEARSAGVEQIARLTLPGRKAHRKARSEDYREMDRARAGERNRDRDRERDRERGTAEERNRARERDSDKESAGDRNRDRETERDRDRETRDQDRDKASDWDRNRDRDRERIWDREDQSSRTQSFSNSNANPLQTMEAPEGQGRLQRGLPSPGCPYASYQRSSTTLRSTRQASGSISPALLRPSIRIRTSTLSPRRLSPRTDITEMRRGIYTVREPGSGIGIGRLSPRRRTRTCLFSHSSLELEEEEEEEEEGEEEEEEEEEGEGGSGVMGVVTQTLTPAVPLSPTPAAMDRRMTKRERKRMKSLRRRQRRRERWRQSQLQETRQSSTGNPSSSSEEEDVSAGDREGFICAVCLDVYFSPYMCHPCNHIFCEPCLRTLAKNSPTNTPCPLCRTTITHVFFQKELNHTARTFFPKEYLSRKQTFQKASCAKWPLPSCRKLFRIFGGFHRQASPIARRQFPHGGYRLDAMDFEDNSRGWHFDMDMVIIYIYSVNWIIGFIIFCFLCYFFFPSF; this is encoded by the exons ATGTGCTCGCGTGTGGGAGCCACTAGTCTTTATGATGTTGCTGCTGGTGGTGATGTGGGTGGTGGTGATAGTGGAGAAGACAGTGATAGTGAGCTGGGGCGTATGACTGAAGCCTTGTGTCTAGAGGTCAGGCCTCGGTTAAGGTACGTAGATCCAGGTGGACCAGAGAGCGAGGCTCGCTCAGCTGGGGTGGAGCAGATAGCAAGGCTGACACTGCCTGGGAGAAAAGCACATAGAAAGGCTCGTAGTGAGGACtacagagagatggacagggcgagagcaggagagaggaatagagaccgtgatagggagagggacagagaacgAGGGACGGcagaagagagaaacagagcgagagagagggacagcgATAAAGAGAGTGCAGGTGACAGAAATAGAGACCGTGAgacggagagagatagagacagagagaccagagaccaagACAGAGACAAAGCGAGTGACTGGGATAgaaacagggacagggacagagagagaatatgGGACAGAGAGGACCAGAGCAGCAGGACACAAAGCTTTTCAAACAGTAACGCCAACCCTCTTCAAACCATGGAGGCTCCTGAGGGTCAGGGGAGACTGCAGAGAGGACTACCCTCACCTGGATGCCCCTACGCCAGTTACCAACGATCTAGCACCACCCTCAGGTCTACACGCCAAGCCTCCGGCTCCATCTCTCCCGCCTTACTCCGCCCATCCATCCGAATCAGAACCTCCACTCTGTCACCAAGGAGACTGTCGCCAAGGACGGACATCACGGAAATGCGACGTGGCATATACACGGTTAGAGAGCCAGGGTCAGGGATTGGGATTGGCCGATTGTCCCCGAGAAGAAGGACTCGGACATGCCTCTTCTCCCACAGCAGCTTAGAgctggaagaggaagaggaggaggaagaagagggagaagaagaggaggaggaagaggaggagggagaagggggtagTGGTGTGATGGGGGTGGTGACTCAGACCCTGACTCCGGCTGTGCCCTTGTCCCCTACTCCAGCAGCGATGGATAGGAGGATGACtaaaagagagaggaaaaggatgAAGAGTctgaggaggaggcagaggaggagagagagatggagacagagccaGCTGCAGGAGACTAGACAG AGTTCGACAGGGAACccatcgagcagcagtgaggagGAGGATGTGAGTGCTGGGGACAGAGAGGGCTTCATCTGCGCTGTCTGTCTGGACGTTTACTTCAGCCCCTACATGTGCCACCCCTGTAACCACATCTTCTGTGAGCCCTGCCTCCGTACCCTGGCCAAGAACAGCCCAACCAACACCCCCTGCCCACTCTGCAGGACCACCATCACTCACGTCTTCTTCCAGAAGG AGTTGAACCACACAGCACGGACGTTCTTCCCAAAGGAATACCTCTCCCGGAAACAGACTTTCCAGAAGGCAAGTTGTGCAAAATGGCCGCTCCCAAGCTGCAGGAAACTTTTCCGTATTTTTGGAG gTTTCCATAGGCAAGCTAGTCCGATAGCCAGGCGTCAGTTTCCCCACGGGGGGTACCGTCTAGACGCCATGGACTTTGAGGACAATTCTCGCGGCTGGCACTTCGACATGGACATGGTCATTATCTATATCTACTCTGTCAACTGGATCATCGGCTTCATCATCTTCTGCTTTCTCTGCTACTTCTTCTTCCCTTCCTTCTAA